Within the Clostridium scatologenes genome, the region TCTTTAGTAGGTGGTACTTGTTGTTTAACAGGAATGGAAGAAATAATTGAAAAAAAGACAGGAGTTTATACACATAAACCTAAGAATCCTATGTTTGTAACACCACTTGGTATAGCCTTAAGCTGCACTCAAGATATTATTGAGTAATAAGGAGAGTGTTTAAAAGTGGATTTTAGAATAATAAAATCGCCTTCTGAAAGCACTAAAGACATTCTAAGAAGACGAATGGGTGGAAACTGTAAGACAGATTTAGATAACAGCGATGCAATAGGACTTGTTCAAGGTAAGCTTATTGATATGATTTATGCTGCAGATATTGCTGAAAAAGCTGTTGGAGTTACCGTTGAAGATATAAGAGGAACGTGTCCTCAACATATGGTTTTAATCGGAATTTTTGGTGACACAGCATCTGTACAATCTGCATTGGATGAAATTAAATTTAAAATGAAAGAGGTAAAAGCAATATGATAGCAGCAAGGCTTATTGATAATATATGGGCAACTAGGAAAGCAGACTCGCTTAATGGACTTAAATTTATGCTTGCAGAGGAAATCGGAGGAACAGACGCAGGAAGAAGATTTATTGTTGTAGATAACATTGGTGCAGGTATTGGAGACAGAGTCATAGTTAGTACTGGATCATCTGCACGAAGAATGTTAGGAAATGATGATATTCCTGTAGATGCAGTTGTTATTGGAATGATTGATGAAGATTGCAATTTTGGATAAGTTCAAAATCCATAAGAGTTAGCAGTTTCTATGAAGCATAGGAAACTGTAAGGGAGGTAGAAATGAATCTTCTTGAAATGGTGAGAGAAGCCGGCGTTATTGGTGCAGGTGGTGCAGGGTTTCCAACACATGCAAAGTTAACATCAAAATCAGAATATATATTGCTTAATGGAGCTGAGTGTGAACCTTTGCTGCGAGTGGATCAGCAGCTCATGGAGTTGTTTCCAGATGAAATAATTAAAGGTTTTGAAGCAGCAGGAAAGTTTGTTGAAGCTAGAAAAGCGATTATAGGGATTAAAGGGAAGCACAAAAAAGTTATTTCAATTCTAAAAGAAAGAATTGAAGTACTGCAAGTAGGTGATTTTGTTGAAGTAAAAGAGCTTCCAGATATCTACCCAGCAGGTGATGAGCAGGTTTTAGTTTATGAACTTACAGGAAGGGTTGTTCCTGAAGCTGGCATTCCAATCCAAGTTGGATGTGTAGTAGTAAATTCAGAGACAGCATTAAATATTTACCATGCTTCCTTGGGTGAAACAGTTACAAAAAAGTACATCACAGTTGCAGGAGATATTCCTAATAGAGTGACTGTAAAAGTACCAATAGGAACACCTATTATAGATGTATTAAAGCTTAGTGGAATAGAAAATTTTGATAACTATGCAGTTATTGATGGAGGACCTATGATGGGTCCTGTAATGAGCAGTATAGATGGCTATATTACAAAGAAAAATAAGGGATTTGTAATCCTTAAAAAAGATCACTTTCTTATTCGTAGAAAATCTATGAATATAGAACAAGCAAAAAGAGTAAACAGAGCTTCTTGTGAACAGTGCCGCATGTGTACAGATATGTGTCCACGTTATCTCATAGGACATAATACACAGCCACATAAGATGATGAGAGCTTTAAACTATAAATTAGAAAATATTGAAGGACAGAAAAGTGCACAACTATGTTGCCAATGCAATTTATGTGAATTGTTTTCATGTCCAGCGGGACTTTATCCTAAAGCTGCAAATCTCTACTTTAAAGAGAAATTAGCAGAAAAGAGTGTAAGGTACAAACCCATAAAGTCAGACTTCACTGCAAGCAAGAATCGAGAGTATAGATTAGTTCCAAGTAAACGTCTTATAGCTAGATTGGGGCTGCGTGATTTTGACAAGTCTGCTCCTATGACAGAAGTTGCAATAAAACCTGAACTCATACATATTGCAACAAGACAGCATGTAGGAGCACCAGCAGCAGCAGTTGTTTCTGTTGGAGATCATGTGGAATTAGGACAGCTTATTGGAAAAATTCCTGAAGATAGTTTGGGTGCTGCAATTCATGCAAGTATTTCAGGAACAGTTGTAGAAAGTGGAAATGATTTTATCGCGATAAGGAGGGATTAATATGTCAAAAGCAATAGGTATGATTGAATTTACAAGTATTGCACGTGGCATATATGCAGCAGATCAAATGGTAAAAACCGCTGATGTGGAAATAGTAACAGCTAGCTCTGTTTGTCCAGGTAAATATATAGCCATTGTTCAAGGTGATGTTGCAGCGGTTCAGGACTCAGTTGGTGTTGGTGAAAGTGTTGCAGAAGAATTTTTAGTTGATTCTATTGTTATACCCAATGTTAGTCCTGAAGTATTCCCAGCAATAACAGGCACAACAATACCAGATAGAATTCAGGCTCTTGGAATTATAGAGTTTTTCTCCTTAGCAACAATGGTCATTGCTGCTGATGCAATTCTGAAAGCTGCTGAATTACAGCCTTTAGAACTTAGATTGGGAACAGGATTAGGTGGTAAGTCATTCTTCACTTTTACTGGAGATGTGGCTGCAGTACAAACTGGCATTGAAGCTGGAAAGGCTGTTGCTAAGCAAAAAGGCATGTTGGTAAATGCTGAAGTTATACCTTCAGTTTCTAACAGATTAGTGGAATCTTTATTCTAATAGGTTAAGAACTTATAGATTATGAAGGTACATTATAATGACTTCGTAATAAATAAAAGGATGTGATAAAGTGAAAAAATTAATATCTGCAAAAGATATTGAAGCATTAATACTAAAGGGAGAAAAGGTATTTTGTATAGATGGAAGTGAAATAATCACACCATCAGCTCAAGATCTTGCAAAGAATAATGGAATAATATTTTCAACAGAAGCTCCTGAAGTTAAAGTACAACAACAAGAAGTTAAAAAGCCATTAAATGTAGAGGATATGGACTGCGAACAAATGCTTAATTTCTTTAAAGTAATGATGGACAAAGGACTTCTTCAACAAATGCTTGAGGGTTTAAAAGGCAAAAGCCTTCCATTCGAGGCTGATACTGATGCTAGTGGGCTTAAGGTAGTTAGAGGAAGTTCAGTAAAAATGGATGTATTTGATACTGGAAATCCAGATAATAAAGTTTATTTCCAAGAGTTAGTAAGCAAAGATGAATCAAAAATGAGTGCTGGTTTTTTAATCATTGAAAACTCAAAATTTGATTGGGAATTGACTTATGAGGAAATTGACTATGTAATTGAAGGAACTTTAACAGTAGAAATCAATGGAAAGACATATACAGCTCATGCTGGTGATGTATTATTTGTACCATCAGGTACTAAAGTAGTTTGGGGTTCACCAGATAAAGCTAGGGTATTCTATACAACATATCCAGCAAATTGGGCAGATCTTTTATAGAAGACTAGGAGGATAAACCTATGCAATCGCTTGGTTTAATAGAAACAAAAGGATTACTTGCAGCTATTGAGGCAGCTGATACTATGGTGAAATCAGCAGATGTAAGTATTATTGAAAAAACTTATGTAGGTGGCGGTCTTGTTACAATTTCAATTACAGGTGATGTAGGTGCAGTAAAATCAGCTATAGAAGCTGGAGCAGCAGCTGTTAAAAAACTTGATGAACGAGCTTTAGTTTCAGAACATGTAATTCCACGTCCCCATGAAGAAGTGAAAAATATAATTGGGAGTAATGATCCTGAAGATGAGTTGACTAATGTAGAAGATATAAATAAGGCAGAAGTTATAGAAATGAAATCTACAGAGAAATCAGAAGTTGTGGAAGAAGCAAATGATTTAGAAAAAACTGAAGAGAATATTGAGAAAAATGAAGATGCTTTAGACTTAGGTAAAATGCATAAGGTAAACCTAGAGAATCTGCACAAAGATGATATAGATAAGTCAGTAAGCCAAAATGGTATGGAAAAAGCCATTTCTATACTATCTAAATTAACGGTTGTTAAGTTGAGAAATCTAGCTCGTGAATACAAAGATTTTATAATCACAGGCAGATCAATTTCAAAGGCTAATAAAAATTTATTAATTAGTAAATTTAGGCTATATTATGAGAAAAAATAGCTATTGTTAAAAGCTGAGAGAGGAAGTATGAAATAATGGAAAACTTTGATAAAGATTTACGCTCAATTCAAGAAGCTAGAAATCTTGCTAGACTTGGTAAAGTAGCAGCTGATAAAATTGCTGATTACACTGAAGAGCAAATCGATAAAATTTTACGCAATATGGTTAAAGTTGCAGAAGAACATGCTATTTGTTTAGCACAGATGGCGGTTGAAGAAACTGGTTTTGGTAAAGCTGAAGATAAAACTTTCAAAAATCATTTGGCATCTACTATACTATATAATTCAATAAAAGATATGAAAACTATAGGTGTAGTTAAAGAAGATACGATAAACAAGCTTATAGAGATTGCTGAGCCAGTTGGTTTAGTTATGGGTATAGTACCTTCAACAAATCCAACATCCACAGCTATTTTCAAAGCTATGATCTCAATTAAATCTCGTAATGCTATAGTATTTTCACCACATCCATCTGCTGCAAAATGTACAACTAAAGCAGTTAAATTAATGCATGATGCAGCTGTTGCAGCTGGCGCTCCAGAGAATATTATAAGTGCAGTAAGTATCCCAACAATTGGAGCTACAAATGAATTAATGAAGTGCAAAGAAGTTTCTATAATAATAGCTACAGGTGGTCCAGGAATGGTTAAGGCTGCTTACAGTTCAGGAAAACCAGCTCTTGGTGTTGGTGCAGGAAACTCTCCAGCATATATTGAAAGAACTGCTGATGTAGAAAAAGCTGTTAAAAATATTATGGCAAGTAAAACGTTTGATAACGGTACAATTTGTGCTTCAGAACAATCAATAATCTGTGAAGAATGTAATCATGACAAAGTTGTTGAAGAATTCAAGAAACAAGGTGGATACTTCATGACAAAAGATGAAACTGATAAAGTTTGTAAATTGTTATTCAAAAATGGACATGCTATGAATGCTAAGTTTGTTGGAAGAAGCCCACAAGTTATTGCTGATGCTGCAGGAATTGTAATTCCAGAAGGAACAAGAGTGCTAATAGGAAGACAAAATGGTGTAGGAGAAGGTAATCCATTATCCTTCGAAAAACTTACAACAGTTCTGGGTTTCTATACAGTAAAAGATTGGCATGAAGCATGTGAATTAAGTATTGAGTTACTTCAAAATGGAATTGGTCATACAATGAGTATTCATACTGAAGATAGAGATATAGTTATGAAATTTGCTAGAAAACCAGCTTCACGTATTCTTGTTAATACTGGTGGAACTCAAGGTGGAACAGGTGCAAGCACAGGTCTTAACCCTTCATTCACTTTAGGTTGTGGTACATGGGGTGGAAGCTCAGTATCTGAGAATGTTACTCCAGAGCACCTTGTAAATATTAAGAGAGTTGCTTATGGTATAAAAGATTGTACAACATTAGCAGTTGAGGATAAAACTTTTAGCTGTTGTACAAAAACTAGTGAAAGCTGTAATGAAATTGAAAATGCATTTATGAACATGAGTCCAGCTCAAATTGCAGCGGCAGCAGCAGCTTTAAATAAAGCTAATGAATGTGTTGAAACTGCTAGTACTAATAACACTTGCGCTAACAATGAAAGTGCAAAAGATGAAGGACTCTTAGATTTAGTTAACCAAATAGTTGCTGCTATTAAGGAGGCAAACTAATGGATAATTTTGAATCAGTATTAAAGCTTTTATTAGAAGCAGTTAAAGCTAATGAAAAAAAAGCTGTGGTTCAAGGAAATTTATCTGAAATTCCAGTAGGTATTTCCAATAGACATGTACATCTTTCACAAAAGGATTTAGAGTGTTTATTTGGTAAAGACTATCAACTTGTGAAGCTTAAAGATCTATCTCAACCTGGACAATATGCTTGTAAAGAAGTTCTAACGCTTTGTGGAGCAAAAGGTGCCATTGAGAAAGTTAGAATCCTTGGACCTGTAAGAAGTAAGACACAAGTTGAAGTATTAGCTGGAGACTGTGTTAAGCTTGGAGCAGTGCCGCATGTAAGATTATCTGGAGATTTAAGCAGAACACCAGGAGTCACACTAGTTGGACCAAAAGGTTCTGTTCAAATTGAAGAAGGATTAGTAGTTGCACAAAGACATATCCACATGACACCTGAAGATGCTAAAAATTTAGGAGTTTGTGATGGAGATGTAGTATCAATAAAATTTGACGATTTAAGAGGTGGAGTATATAGCAATGTAGCTGTTAGAGCTAATGATACTTCAAGTCTTGAATGTCATGTGGATATTGAAGAAGCTAATGCTATGGGTATTAATTCAAAATCAAAAATAACAATAGTAAAATAAGAGAGTTAATAAAAAGTTATAATTAAAAATTAAAATATAAAAATAAATAATATTTTAGGAGGATTTTAAAATGGTAAAATATGATGCATTAGGAATGATAGAAACTAAAGGTTTAGTAGGAGCAGTAGAAGCAGCTGACGCTATGGTTAAGGCAGCAAACGTATATTTAATAGGTAAAGAATATGTTGGAGGTGGACTTGTAACTGTTATGGTTAGAGGAGATGTTGGAGCTGTTAAAGCTGCTACAGATGCTGGTGCTGCTGCAGCACAACGTGTTGGAGAATTAATATCAGTTCACGTTATCCCACGTCCACATTCAGAAGTTGAAGTTATTCTTCCATCAAATAAAGAAACTACAAAATAAGATTTTAATTAAAAGATATAATATAAAAGAAGCTGTCTCATAGTAAGAGGCAGTTTCTTTTTATATAAAAATATGCCTCCTTGCGAAGTAAACAATTTTTTATTGCATAATTGTTTACAACAAGGGGAGCATATGAAAGATTTATACAAACTAGTATTTTAAGAGTCTATCTACTAATAATTTGTAGGTTTCATCAATTTCATTAAAATTCATATTGGAAACATAGTATTTTTCAAGCTGGTCATGAAGATTTTTTGCTGAGGATATAACCGATAGGCCTTCATTTAGAAGGTTGTAGAAGGTTTCTTTAGATTTCACTAATTCATCTTTATTTATTTTACTGTAATCTATTAAATTTTCCATAAATATTTGGGTTCCTGCGAATTTTTGATTGTTTATTTCATTGGAGGTTATAATAGCAGTTTTTAATTCAGGTATTATTATGTGTTCTATTCTATCAGGAATTAGAGGATCATGGTAAACTTCAATAAAAAAGCCATTACGTAAAGCTTGTTTATACAAAAAGTTAAGAACTTGAGTTTTACCTGTTCCAGGACCTCCATTTAATACATAAATTTTATTACAGTTTTCAGTTAGATTTTCTATAAAAGTTATAATGCCATTAGGAGTAAAAGCTGTTGCAAAGATATGTCTATCACTACCTAGAATTTTGCATAGTGAATTTGAAAAAATTTTACTCTTTAAGTCTTCTTCTAATAATAATAGTTTAGAAGAACTAATAGCATTCCTATTTAAATTACTCCAACTGTCATGTATAAGTTTTGAGGCTTTTAGAAAGTTATAAGCCCTTTCAAAAGTATTTTTAATTTCTTTATTAGTTTCAACTATTGATTTTTTATATTGTTTAAACCCATCTTCGTTCCAGTGTTGACCTAAATTTAGTATTTCATCTACTGCACCAGGGTTTGATGGATCAACTGTATGAGGTGAAGTACCATCAATTAAAGCTACCTCTAAGCCTTTAATAACTATTCCATCTAAAGAGTTGTTATCAGATGAACAATGATGATATTCAATATTATATCCTTTGTTTGCAAAAAAATTTCCAATGTTTTTCATGAGAGATGATTTACCAGTACCTGGGCCTCCTTTTATACATATTTTCCTTTTAGCAATATTTTCATCTATAATATATTGATAAAAGGAATAGAAACCATAAGAAGTATTACCGCCAGGGAAAAAATTTCTTATACTACTTTTCATAAACACACACTCCCGTTTACTTCAATCATTATATAATATGCAAAAACATATCTTTGTGTATATATTTACCTGAAATTATGTTTAATCAAATAAAAAAATAAAAATTGGTTATATATTAAATTTTTGATATATAAGTATTAAATTCAGTTATACTTATAAATGAACACAAAAAACTTTAGTATATAGATATAAATTGGAGGAATAAATATGAATGAAGAATTAAAAAAATCACAGGAGCTTATAGATTTTATATATGAAAGTCCAACTGCTTTTCATGTAGTTAATAATTTAAAAAAATTACTTTCAAGTTATGGATTCATCGAACTAAAAGAAGAGGACAGCTGGAATTTAAAGAAATGTGGAAAATATTTTGTACAGAAAAATAATTCTGCATTAACCGCTTTTGTAGTTGGTAAAGGTGATTTAGAAAGAGATGGATTTAAAATAATAGGAGCACATACAGATTCGCCTGGATTTAAGATAAAACCTAATGCTGATATAGAGGTAGAGAGTGAATATGTAAAATTGAATACAGAGGTTTATGGAGGGCCGATTATTAACACTTGGCTTGATAGGCCTTTATCTTTAGCAGGAAGAGTAATGATTAAAAGTAAAAATCCATTCTGTCCTGAAGAGAGACTTTTAAATATAAAAAAGCCTGTATTGATAATACCAAATCTTGCGATACATATGAACAGAAATATAAATTCTGGTATAGAACTAAATAGGCAGAAAGATATACTTCCACTACTTTCTATGGTAAATGAAAAATTTGAAAAAGGAAGATATATGATAAGGGTTATATCTCAAGAGCTTGAAGTTAAAGAAGAAGATATATTGGATTTTGATTTGTTTTTATATGATACTGAAAAAGGTTGTATAATGGGTCTTAATGATGAATTTATATCTAGTGCAAGATTAGATGACTTAATTATGGTTTATTCAGGAATAAAAGCTTTAGTAAACACAGAGGTTGGAGATAGCACTAACATTATGGTATGTTTTGATAATGAGGAAGTTGGTAGCGGTACAAAGCAAGGAGCAGATTCACCTATGCTTTCCATTATACTGGAGAGAATAGCTTTAAGTTTTCTAAAAAGTAGAGAGGACTATTATAGGGCTTTGGCAAAATCTTTTATAATATCTTGTGATCTAGGTCATGCGTTACATCCCAATTATACTGAGAAAAGTGATCCTGCAAATAGGCCTATAATTAATAAGGGACCAATAATAAAATCAAGTGCTAGTCAAAGTTATACATCGGATGCTGTATCTTCTGCTGTATATAAAAATATATGTTCAAAAGCAGAAGTACCAGTCCAAATTTTTGTAAATCGTTCAGATGAAAGGGGTGGTTCTACTATTGGACCTATAACCTCCAGTCATGTGAATATAAATTCTGTAGATATGGGGCTTGCTATTCTTTCTATGCATTCGGTAAGAGAATTAGCTGGTGTAAAAGATTATATATATGCAATTAAATCATTTGAAGAATTTTATACACTTTAAAGTTTGAAAATAGCCTAAAAACGTGAATATATATATTATTAATAGGGGAATCTTAAAAATATTTTATGGAGGAAAATACTTATGAAACTATTTGGAAGTATGGAAGTTAAGAGCAATACTCTTTATATAGGAAAAGTTAGCACAATAGATTTAGCAAAAAAATTTGGAACACCTCTCTATGTTATTGATGAAGCCTTAGTGAGAGAACAATGTAAAAGATATTATAAAGCTTTTAATGTGAGACAGGGTGAAAATAGAGTAGCTTATGCAGGAAAAGCTTTTTTTGACTTTAGCAATGTGTCAGATTATAAATAGTGAAGGTTTGTATCTTGATGTAGTTTCGGGAGGAGAACTTTATACTGCTCTTAAAAGTGGTTTCCCTATGGAAAAAGTGTATTTTCACGGAAACAATAAAACTTTAGAAGAAATAGAAATGGGAATAAATTTAGGTGTTGGAAGATTTGTAGTTGATAATTTTGATGAAATAGATAAAATAAATTCAGTAGCTAAAGAAAACAATAAAGTTCAATCTATACTTTTAAGAATAACTCCAGGCATAGAAGCACATACACATGATTATATAAAGACAGGACAAATAGATTCAAAGTTTGGTTTTACAATGTTAGAATATAATACGATGAATGCAGTAAAAAAATCAATAGAATTTTCTAATATAGAATTAAAAGGGTTGCATTGTCATATAGGATCTCAAATATTTGATACCAAACCCTATGAGGATGAAGTTGAGATAATGCTTTCCATTGTAAAAAATATTAAAGATGAAATAGGTTATGAGATAACGGAGCTGGATCTAGGAGGTGGATTTGGTATTTACTATAATGAAGGTGATACTCCTCAAAAAATAGAAGATTTTTGTGAAATTATATTAAACAAAGCGGAAAGTGTGGTAAAGGAGCTTGGAATAAATCTTCCAAAGCTTGTTATAGAACCAGGAAGATCTATTATAGGTAATGCAGGTAGTACTCTTTATACAGTAGGTTCAATAAAGGAAATACCAGGTATAAGAAAGTATATATCAGTGGATGGAGGAATGACAGATAATATAAGGCCAGCACTTTATAATGCTAAGTACGAATGTGTAGTAGCTGGTAAAGTGAAAAGTGAATTTACAGAAAGAGTAAGCATATCGGGTAAATGCTGCGAATCTGGAGATATTTTGTTAAATAATATAGATATTCCTAAAACTGAAGGTGGAGATATCATTGTGATATTAAATACAGGGGCCTATGGATATTCTATGTCTAATAATTATAATAAGATACCAAAACCAGCAGTAGTTTTAGT harbors:
- a CDS encoding BMC domain-containing protein, translating into MQSLGLIETKGLLAAIEAADTMVKSADVSIIEKTYVGGGLVTISITGDVGAVKSAIEAGAAAVKKLDERALVSEHVIPRPHEEVKNIIGSNDPEDELTNVEDINKAEVIEMKSTEKSEVVEEANDLEKTEENIEKNEDALDLGKMHKVNLENLHKDDIDKSVSQNGMEKAISILSKLTVVKLRNLAREYKDFIITGRSISKANKNLLISKFRLYYEKK
- the eutM gene encoding ethanolamine utilization microcompartment protein EutM, giving the protein MVKYDALGMIETKGLVGAVEAADAMVKAANVYLIGKEYVGGGLVTVMVRGDVGAVKAATDAGAAAAQRVGELISVHVIPRPHSEVEVILPSNKETTK
- a CDS encoding phosphate propanoyltransferase, translating into MDNFESVLKLLLEAVKANEKKAVVQGNLSEIPVGISNRHVHLSQKDLECLFGKDYQLVKLKDLSQPGQYACKEVLTLCGAKGAIEKVRILGPVRSKTQVEVLAGDCVKLGAVPHVRLSGDLSRTPGVTLVGPKGSVQIEEGLVVAQRHIHMTPEDAKNLGVCDGDVVSIKFDDLRGGVYSNVAVRANDTSSLECHVDIEEANAMGINSKSKITIVK
- a CDS encoding EutN/CcmL family microcompartment protein gives rise to the protein MIAARLIDNIWATRKADSLNGLKFMLAEEIGGTDAGRRFIVVDNIGAGIGDRVIVSTGSSARRMLGNDDIPVDAVVIGMIDEDCNFG
- a CDS encoding PRK06851 family protein, translating into MKSSIRNFFPGGNTSYGFYSFYQYIIDENIAKRKICIKGGPGTGKSSLMKNIGNFFANKGYNIEYHHCSSDNNSLDGIVIKGLEVALIDGTSPHTVDPSNPGAVDEILNLGQHWNEDGFKQYKKSIVETNKEIKNTFERAYNFLKASKLIHDSWSNLNRNAISSSKLLLLEEDLKSKIFSNSLCKILGSDRHIFATAFTPNGIITFIENLTENCNKIYVLNGGPGTGKTQVLNFLYKQALRNGFFIEVYHDPLIPDRIEHIIIPELKTAIITSNEINNQKFAGTQIFMENLIDYSKINKDELVKSKETFYNLLNEGLSVISSAKNLHDQLEKYYVSNMNFNEIDETYKLLVDRLLKY
- a CDS encoding BMC domain-containing protein — translated: MSKAIGMIEFTSIARGIYAADQMVKTADVEIVTASSVCPGKYIAIVQGDVAAVQDSVGVGESVAEEFLVDSIVIPNVSPEVFPAITGTTIPDRIQALGIIEFFSLATMVIAADAILKAAELQPLELRLGTGLGGKSFFTFTGDVAAVQTGIEAGKAVAKQKGMLVNAEVIPSVSNRLVESLF
- a CDS encoding M18 family aminopeptidase, yielding MNEELKKSQELIDFIYESPTAFHVVNNLKKLLSSYGFIELKEEDSWNLKKCGKYFVQKNNSALTAFVVGKGDLERDGFKIIGAHTDSPGFKIKPNADIEVESEYVKLNTEVYGGPIINTWLDRPLSLAGRVMIKSKNPFCPEERLLNIKKPVLIIPNLAIHMNRNINSGIELNRQKDILPLLSMVNEKFEKGRYMIRVISQELEVKEEDILDFDLFLYDTEKGCIMGLNDEFISSARLDDLIMVYSGIKALVNTEVGDSTNIMVCFDNEEVGSGTKQGADSPMLSIILERIALSFLKSREDYYRALAKSFIISCDLGHALHPNYTEKSDPANRPIINKGPIIKSSASQSYTSDAVSSAVYKNICSKAEVPVQIFVNRSDERGGSTIGPITSSHVNINSVDMGLAILSMHSVRELAGVKDYIYAIKSFEEFYTL
- a CDS encoding cupin domain-containing protein, with product MKKLISAKDIEALILKGEKVFCIDGSEIITPSAQDLAKNNGIIFSTEAPEVKVQQQEVKKPLNVEDMDCEQMLNFFKVMMDKGLLQQMLEGLKGKSLPFEADTDASGLKVVRGSSVKMDVFDTGNPDNKVYFQELVSKDESKMSAGFLIIENSKFDWELTYEEIDYVIEGTLTVEINGKTYTAHAGDVLFVPSGTKVVWGSPDKARVFYTTYPANWADLL
- a CDS encoding BMC domain-containing protein, which codes for MDFRIIKSPSESTKDILRRRMGGNCKTDLDNSDAIGLVQGKLIDMIYAADIAEKAVGVTVEDIRGTCPQHMVLIGIFGDTASVQSALDEIKFKMKEVKAI
- a CDS encoding 4Fe-4S dicluster domain-containing protein; this translates as MNLLEMVREAGVIGAGGAGFPTHAKLTSKSEYILLNGAECEPLLRVDQQLMELFPDEIIKGFEAAGKFVEARKAIIGIKGKHKKVISILKERIEVLQVGDFVEVKELPDIYPAGDEQVLVYELTGRVVPEAGIPIQVGCVVVNSETALNIYHASLGETVTKKYITVAGDIPNRVTVKVPIGTPIIDVLKLSGIENFDNYAVIDGGPMMGPVMSSIDGYITKKNKGFVILKKDHFLIRRKSMNIEQAKRVNRASCEQCRMCTDMCPRYLIGHNTQPHKMMRALNYKLENIEGQKSAQLCCQCNLCELFSCPAGLYPKAANLYFKEKLAEKSVRYKPIKSDFTASKNREYRLVPSKRLIARLGLRDFDKSAPMTEVAIKPELIHIATRQHVGAPAAAVVSVGDHVELGQLIGKIPEDSLGAAIHASISGTVVESGNDFIAIRRD
- a CDS encoding acetaldehyde dehydrogenase (acetylating), which gives rise to MENFDKDLRSIQEARNLARLGKVAADKIADYTEEQIDKILRNMVKVAEEHAICLAQMAVEETGFGKAEDKTFKNHLASTILYNSIKDMKTIGVVKEDTINKLIEIAEPVGLVMGIVPSTNPTSTAIFKAMISIKSRNAIVFSPHPSAAKCTTKAVKLMHDAAVAAGAPENIISAVSIPTIGATNELMKCKEVSIIIATGGPGMVKAAYSSGKPALGVGAGNSPAYIERTADVEKAVKNIMASKTFDNGTICASEQSIICEECNHDKVVEEFKKQGGYFMTKDETDKVCKLLFKNGHAMNAKFVGRSPQVIADAAGIVIPEGTRVLIGRQNGVGEGNPLSFEKLTTVLGFYTVKDWHEACELSIELLQNGIGHTMSIHTEDRDIVMKFARKPASRILVNTGGTQGGTGASTGLNPSFTLGCGTWGGSSVSENVTPEHLVNIKRVAYGIKDCTTLAVEDKTFSCCTKTSESCNEIENAFMNMSPAQIAAAAAALNKANECVETASTNNTCANNESAKDEGLLDLVNQIVAAIKEAN